Within the Tursiops truncatus isolate mTurTru1 chromosome 19, mTurTru1.mat.Y, whole genome shotgun sequence genome, the region ATCGAGGAATCAGTCGACTCCCTTGTCATAATTTCTAGACAGTTTCCAGAAGCCGCATATCCTTCTCCATTCCATATCGGTTGCCACGTAGCTGCCATCCTGGGACTCCATTTAATCTTAAattccactttctttttaaattgaagtatagctgatgtacaatgttgtggtagtttcagttATCCAGAACAgtgattcacatatatatatatccactcctctgttgatggacatttaggttgcttccatgtcttgactatcataaataatgctgcagtgaacattggggtgcgtgtatctcttcagattatggttttcttcagatacatgcccaggaatgggcatatggtagctctattttgagttgttgttgttgttgttgtttttttttttgcggtacgtgggcctctcactgttgtggcctctcccattgcagagcacaggctccggatgcacaggctcagcggccatggctcacgggcccagccgccctgcggcatgtgggatcttcctggaccggggcacgaacccgtgtcccctgcatcggcaggcgggctctcaaccactgcgccaccagggaagccctatttttagttttttaaggaacctccatactgttttccatagtggctgcacaaatttacattcccaccaacagtgtaggagggttcccttttctccacaccctctccagcatttattatttatacattttatagatttatagattttttgatgatggccattctggctggtgtgaggtgataactcgttatagttttgatttgcattgctctgatAATTGACagtgttgagtatcctttcatgtgccttttggccatctctTTTGCCTCCCTTCTGTTTTAGCTCACAGAAGAAGATACAGAGAGAAGATGAGGATGAAAATATTGGTCCTGTGGGACAGCACCCCTTGGCCTGATGGCCATATATATCTCCACAACACGGTGGAGCACAGGAACGCAGAGAGCTGAGGAGACGACTGCATCCGAGCCGGCCTGGAGCCCAGCCACCGACAGTAGCATTGGAGGGCCTGGCGGGTGTTGGGAGGACCACCCTGGCCATGAAGGTCATGCTACACTGGGCAGAGGGCATACTCTTTCAGCACCAGTTCTCCTGTGTTTTCTACCTCAGCTGCCACAAGGTGGGAGAGATTGTGAAACCACCTTTGCTGGCCTGCTCTCCTGGGATTGGCCTGACTCTCAGGTCCCCATTGAAGAGTTCAGGAGTCATCCCAAGAGGCTCCTGTTTGCCACTGATGGCTTTGAAGAAATGACTGTGTCTTCCAACTTGTACGAAAGCCCGCCCTGTGCAGACTGGTACCAGCAGCTCCCAGTGGCCAGAATCCTACTCCACTTGTTGAAGAAGGAGTTGGTTCCCACAGCTACCTTACTGATAACGACCAGAGACTGTGGTAATCAAGATCTTAAAAATTTGTTAGTGAATCCATGAAGCTTGGGGAGAGAATCGGTTGTCGTCTCGGGGTTCACAGAGGGAGACCGGGAGGAGTATTTCATCAAGTTCTTTGGTGACCTAGACAAAGCTAATAAAATCTTGAATTggttaagaaaaatggaaactctTTTTGATTCCTGCTCTGCCCCCCTGGTGTGCTGGACTGTGTGTTCCAGCCTGAAGTGGCAGACGGCAAGTAATCCTTTCTGGCTGGCCACACAGACCACCACCAGCATCTATGCCTATTTTTTCTGCAGCTTCTTTGCCACGGCGGAGGTGAGCTTGTCAGATCAGAGCTTGCCGGAACAGTGGAGAGCCTTGTGCTGTCTGGCTGCAGAGGGgatgtggttctcaaacttcacatTTGCAAAAGAGGTCATGGAACAAGGGCATCTGGAAGCCTCTTTTATTGATTCTCTCTCGAGGTTGAATATTCTTCGAAAGGTCAGTGACTGTGAAGAGTGCATTTCTTTCACTCACCGAGGCTTCCAGGCGTTTTGGGGGGCCATGTTTTATGTGCTCTGGGGAACAAGAGGATCCCTTGGTGGTCCCTCAAAGCATCAAGAGATGAGGGTGTTCCTGAATGACGCCTTTGCTAACACAAACTTCTGCTGGCGTCAGATGGCTCTTTTGTCCTTTGGTCTTTTAAATACAGACCTAGCAAGAGAGCTAGAAGATACTTTACGCTGTGAAATGTCTCCCAGGGTAATGGACGAATTATTAGACTGGGCAGAAGGGTTGGAGAAGCGTGATGCTGTCTCAGTCCACTTCGGATTCCTACAGTTCTTCCAGTGCTTATGTGAGACTCAGGACGAAAATTTTATAAGGCAGAATTTGAATCACCTCCTTGAAGCTGATCTCGACATTCATGGGTATCAGCGCCTCCAGGTTTCTTCCTTTTGCCTAAAGCACGGTCAGAAGTTACGTAAGCTGAGGCTCTCTGTCAGCGGTCCCATCCTTGAGACGAAATTAACTTCTGCCTTGGAAACTCTGGAGTGAGTAATGGAAAACCGTCCCTTCCCTAAGCTTCTGTCATCTTCACAGGCTCTGCCCAAGTTCTTCCGTGAAAAACTGGGGGTCTGTGGTTGTGTTACCAATGGTTTTGGTTGACCAGACATTCTAGATGAGCTCCGGTCTGTGAGAACATTTTCCTTTAGGTGTCATGGAGGATTCCCTGGGTACTCAGCTCATCTCCTTAGAGGTAGATTTTATATCTCAGGCACTGCGTGTTGAAGgtgtgtgtgccaggcattgtactatAACACCTACTTGTGTCAAAATAATGCCCATAACTCAATGGAAGGGGATCTCTtattcagagatgagaaaacgGCAGAATAAAAGCACAATTTTCTTAGTCAGTGTGACTATTAAGTAGCCCAGCTCCCTTTCAGAGCTCCAGACCTTAAATAAAATGCTGTATGCCTCTCCTTTGAGCATACAGTGGAGCCAGGGTGGGACCGGTGGTGTCAACAAAATCCTAAAGCTTGTTCTGATGAGTTTGTCCCTTTGTCCTCCTGgaagaagaaacttaaaaatacttgAGCCACTTTTGGTTCTTCTCCTACGACCTTATCCCATCACTGACACTTCTGGCTTCTGAGCTGGAAGGTAAGGAAACCTGACTGTTCTGTTACTTATTTCAGGTCCCGGGAATGTTTTCTAAATTCTTATCTTGAGACAGGAGCTGCTGTTCATGTCTCAGATCCTTTCCTGTTTAACCCTCAAATCTATAAGAAGCCCCAGTCCAATTTGGATTGAACAAGTTAAGATTTTGAATAGATGAATTTCTTTGTGTTCACCCACATTGGAGTATTAGTAAGATGCTTGGTTTGGGAGTCTGGGGTAATTAATGTCCAATACATATAGACTATCATTTGTCCTATTTGGAATCCGTAAAAGTTAAGTAGGGGACTTGATTCAGGTAGCATTCACTGTTGGGTCATGTAAGTGCCCTTTACTCTAAGTGATTTTCTAAGGATCATCCCACTTATTATGAGAATTAATGCCCAGACATCAGTCCTCACTTTATGCGTGATCACCTGAAGACTTAAGGAAGTTTAAGACCTTCCCTAAAGTTCCTAACAGATCTTCTGATGTTGGGTTACGTCCTACTTTTCTACAGCACAGCTTCTTACTGCTTTTTCTCCTCAGCGGTTTTAAACTCTGTATATCAGTATTAACTGGGGTGTTAAACACATGAAAGTACAGGCGTgtatacacaacacacacacacacacatacaagtacACTTGAGGTTGGAAACAACTACTTTAACCAGTTACAATTCTGGACTATGGAATAGAACTTTATATATCCTCCAGGTGCTTTCAGAATATATTCTTCGTTTTACTTCCCTCATctcataaaaaaatttaatttctgacTGTATTGCTCTTTTATTGTTAACATTGAGAGCCTACTGCATAAGCGAAATTCTAAATAATTAGAATTCTAATAATTCTAAGATCTAAATATTTGCATGAATCTTCTTTAATCATCACAAAATCCTAtgagagttaatttttttttttttttttttgtagtacgcgggcctctcactgttgtggcctctcctattgcagagcacaggctccggacgcgcaggctcagtggccatggctcacgggcccagccgctccgcggcatgtgggatcttcccagaccggggcacgaacccgtgtcccctgcatcggcaggcagactctcaaccactgcgccaccagggaaacctgagAGTTAATTTTACTAGGCACATTTTGGAGATAGAAAGGTGGAGCACAGAGATTAGATACTAAGAGGCAGAGCTCTGAATCTGTCTTAAGTCTATTTAACTTTAAGTCTGAACTCTTAGGGATTATACCTGTGGTCCGCCTCACTTACATGGTTGCTTTCCTCCAAAAAGAATCGTTCAGGATTGTGGGAATAAAACACCTGGTGTTGTGCAAACTGTGCTTTTTTGGTTACACATTTTCATATTCAGAACTGCAGTTCTGAGTCTCTTTTGTTAAGGTCTTTTCTTGCCTCCTGTAGATCATATTCTGGGTGTTGGTTGAGTTTTATTTACTCTCAtcagccttctctctctccctcacaaaGGACAGGGGTTGCCGATTTCAGGAAACATCAGTGGGAGGACACTTGCTCTGTGTTTTGCAATGGGAACATGAGAGAGCTGGACCTGAGTAACAGCAAGCGTAATACTTCATCTATGAAGGAACTGTTATAAGCTGAGAAGTCCAAGGTGCAAACTCCAAAAACTGACGTAAGTGTGAGACTCTCGTGGTTTGAAGAATGCAATAGGAGAataacccactttttttttttcctttttgatgacAGCCGTGAGTTATCTATTGGCCAGAAAGTAAGCTAGGTACGCGGGAGAATAAAATAAAGGGACTTACATTCATGAAGCCACTAATTAGGCAAAGTAGattgaaatttaagaaaagggCCATCTGCGGCGGCTGTAGGTGGCAAGTGGGTCAGAAGGGATTCGACCATTCTAGAGCACGTTGTTTTAGAGCCATTCACAACTCCTTGTCATGAATGTGGCGTTAGAATTCAGTTAGTAGATGACATTCCCTTGTAAAGGGCATCCTTTATTTCTGCTTGTATTTGAAGCTGAACCTTAAATAGTTTAGGTATCACAGCGGCAACTCAGATGGGGGGTTCTGGCATCACCTCTACAGAAAGTTGTACAGTGTGATTTTCTGAGAGGAAGTACCCACAAAACATAGAAGATGGAATATTTAGGGTACCACCGTGAAACTAAAAATGATGACTCAAAAAAATAATTCATCTCATGTTTTTAACTGAAAAAGGGCAATCTCTCTTGCACGAGAGATACATGTAGACAAACTACTTTTTCCTTAAGACCTTTAAGGTGGACTTGTTTTTGAGCCAAATACGAAGGAATAGAAAATGTCTAGGGCATGGTAGGGGCAGAGTGTTTGAGAAGAGCTAAAGGTATGTGGAGTCCATGAGACGTGCTCTGTGTCTTAAGGAAAGGTGAGTCATTTGTGGTacagcatttattcattcaataggtatttattgagcatctggtATCTGTTCTGAGGTTATAGCAGTGAACAGAACAGGTCATTCTTGCCTTCATGGAGCCTACACTGGGTTGGAGAAACAAACTTAAATAATCAGGATGGTATATGAGATGGTGACATCTcccaaaaaagaaggaaatcagttCAGCAACTCAGAAAGGGTGGGAAAGAGGGAAGCTTTGCACTTTTAGATAGGGGAGGCCCCCTCTGCCTTCCCTATCTACCTGAAAGATATTTGAGTAAAGATCTGTACATTGGATATGAAGCATGATTTGGGATTGAAACTTAGTGGTCCTGTAGCATGCTGCAAGTAGAAACGACAGATTCTCAAATCTGGCCCGAAGATAGGGAAGAATTAGCAGGTGGAGTTCGACCTTGAGGGAGAAGCCAGGGAAGAAATTAACTGATAAAGGACACAGCAAGTAGTACTTAGAGTGGAATTTGAGATGGAATTTGGTTAGATGTTCTGGAGTCTAGGACAACTAACTCTATCCTACTCTTCCTCCACCTTTCTCAAGGTCATGCCTCAAGGTCTAAAAATCAGATGCAGGCACTGATTCAACGATTTAAGAGCAGAAGAGTTGACGATGTTTTTCCTCACACTTCTGTGTGTTGAGTGAACCAGATCAAATACACGGGTGGCAGGCTTAAACAGCCTTTGatgtccttttcctttctctctccccctctccccctctccccctctccccctctccccctctccccctctccccctctcccccctctctccctctcctcccctccccctcccttctttcttccttccttccttccttctttcctttcttctattttcattctATAACTTAGTTCTCAAGATAAGGAGAAACAAGTTCAAGAAAAAAACGAGAGAGTTCTCACCAGTCCTCTCTGGGTTGGTGTGGGGTGGGTGGTCACCTCCCTAGAAGAGTGTCGGCAGCCCCAGGACATCTTACATTAGAtctggggaggagtggggagaagaTGGATTCCTGACTTCATACATCCAACTGAGCTTAGTGATCATATTTGACATTGCCTTTTCAACATTTTAGTACCATGACTCAAATCAATGTTTGGACTCctcttatgtttttttgttttaaaaaattaattaaatttatttttggccgctttgggtcttcgtcgctgcatgtgggctttctctagttgtggcgagcaggggctattctttgttgtggtgtgtgggcttctcattgcggtgacttctcttgttgcagagcacgggctctagagcgcaggctcagtagttgtggtgcacaggcttagttgctccgcagcatgtgggatcttcctggaccagagctcaaacccgtgtcccctgcattggcaggtggattcttaaccactgcgccaccagggaagtccctcctcttaTGTCTTGTACATCATCCTTGAGGTTGTGTACGTGTGTGTTAGAAAGGAAAGATGAGGAAGCAGGCTTCTCTCCCCAAACTTTCTCACTGCCTCTCTTCCTCAGGTGCAAGTCGGTGTCTCCTGTGAAGATTCTGAAGGAGCTTGTCATCAtgcttcatggtaaccacaagctGACCCACCTGGATCTGAGCTCTAACAACCTAGGAATTACTGTGTCCAAGATGATTTTTAGAACTTTGAGGCACTCAGCCTGCAACCTCAAGTATCTGTGGTAAGTCTTTGCTCTTCCAGATCTGTCCCCAAGATCACGCGTAGGTTTGATGATTCATTGGGAGGACAGGAGTCAACACTGCAGGAAAAGAATACAGAGAAAGACTAGCAAAGGGGGACAAAAATGCATCGGTGTAGAGCAGTTGTTCTCAAATTTTAACGTATATCAGAATCACTCAAGGGCGCATGTTAAAACACAGGTTCCTGGAATCCACCCCCAGGACCCAGCAGGTCTATTGAGGGGCCTGATAACTAGCATTTCTAATAGACTCTGAGGTGATGCCGgactgtggaccacactttgagtagcactgaCTTGAAAGGGCGTAGCCGTCTTGTCTTTGAAGGGATGAGACACAGGGAGAAATCAGCTCTTGTTCATGGAGCAAGGGGGTCTCTAAACAAAGACCACTCTTCCCAGGAGTAACTGCCTATCCTGGGGCCTCTTTGATAGGTTGGAATCGTGTGGCCTCACCCCTAGGGTTTGTCATCAGCTCTTTGTGGAACTCAGCAAGAACTCAAGTCTGAAATTCCTCAGCCTGGGGGACAATGATCTCTCTCACGTTGAGCTGAAAAGACTGCAGGGGCCCACTGGGATGTCCAAGTGCTCCCTGAAGCAGCTGTCGTAAGTCCTCCTgctttttcaaaaatactttct harbors:
- the NLRP13 gene encoding LOW QUALITY PROTEIN: NACHT, LRR and PYD domains-containing protein 13 (The sequence of the model RefSeq protein was modified relative to this genomic sequence to represent the inferred CDS: inserted 3 bases in 2 codons; deleted 2 bases in 1 codon; substituted 2 bases at 2 genomic stop codons); translated protein: MNEMAQVWGPQDPNQEEPEMLEEETAHRRRYREKMRMKILVLWDSTPWPDGHIYLHNTGAQERRELRRRLHPSRPGAQPPTVALEGLAGVGRTTLAMKVMLHWAEGILFQHQFSCVFYLSCHKVGEIXETTFAGLLSWDWPDSQVPIEEFRSHPKRLLFATDGFEEMTVSSNLYESPPCADWYQQLPVARILLHLLKKELVPTATLLITTRDCGNQDLKNLLVNPXSLGRESVVVSGFTEGDREEYFIKFFGDLDKANKILNWLRKMETLFDSCSAPLVCWTVCSSLKWQTASNPFWLATQTTTSIYAYFFCSFFATAEVSLSDQSLPEQWRALCCLAAEGMWFSNFTFAKEVMEQGHLEASFIDSLSRLNILRKVSDCEECISFTHRGFQAFWGAMFYVLWGTRGSLGGPSKHQEMRVFLNDAFANTNFCWRQMALLSFGLLNTDLARELEDTLRCEMSPRVMDELLDWAEGLEKRDAVSVHFGFLQFFQCLCETQDENFIRQNLNHLLEADLDIHGYQRLQVSSFCLKHGQKLRKLRLSVSGPILETKLTSALETLETGVADFRKHQWEDTCSVFCNGNMRELDLSNSKRNTSSMKEXCYKLRSPRCKLQKLTCKSVSPVKILKELVIMLHGNHKLTHLDLSSNNLGITVSKMIFRTLRHSACNLKYLCLEKCSLLAAHCQDLALLLISTQGMTRLCLGINQLQDDDVRLLCASLPHPECVXERLV